A portion of the Chlamydia caviae GPIC genome contains these proteins:
- a CDS encoding phosphatidylserine decarboxylase — protein MKKLQYIDRSTNQRVTEVVCYEKTMMFLYTSRLGKGVSTLLSRTPFLSRLYGWIQKRSWTRKKIPGFIKKNRICTKEFKKSISEFTSFNDFFTRELRPEARPIARGDDICVTPVDGAYLIYPNIAEFGEFVVKSKRFSLSKLLGDAKLVEKYASGSVVFARLALFDYHRFHFPVDCLAGPTRNINGYLFSVHPMALKDNFNIFCENKRTLTELKTEKFGDVLYLEVGALNVGSIVQTYTAEKKYSKGNEKGFFEIGGSTVIVLFEPGVIQFDADLLKNSRMGLETRCLMGQSLGRSLRE, from the coding sequence GTGAAAAAACTGCAGTATATTGACCGTTCCACTAATCAAAGAGTAACGGAAGTGGTGTGTTATGAAAAGACTATGATGTTTCTATACACCTCTAGATTAGGGAAAGGCGTGTCCACGCTATTATCGAGAACCCCATTTTTATCTCGTCTTTATGGCTGGATTCAAAAACGTTCTTGGACACGTAAAAAGATCCCAGGGTTTATCAAGAAAAATCGCATCTGTACAAAAGAATTTAAAAAATCTATTTCCGAGTTTACCTCTTTCAATGATTTTTTTACCAGAGAGCTGCGCCCGGAAGCACGGCCTATTGCTCGGGGGGACGATATCTGCGTCACGCCTGTCGATGGGGCGTATTTGATTTATCCAAACATCGCCGAGTTCGGGGAGTTTGTTGTTAAATCTAAGCGATTCTCTCTTTCGAAATTATTAGGCGATGCTAAGCTTGTTGAGAAATACGCCTCTGGCAGTGTAGTTTTTGCTCGGTTAGCTCTTTTCGATTACCACCGTTTTCATTTCCCCGTAGACTGTTTGGCAGGACCGACGCGGAACATTAACGGTTATTTATTTTCTGTACACCCCATGGCGCTGAAAGATAATTTCAATATTTTTTGCGAGAACAAGCGTACGTTAACTGAACTGAAAACAGAGAAGTTCGGAGACGTGCTTTATTTGGAGGTGGGAGCATTAAATGTTGGTTCCATTGTTCAGACCTACACGGCAGAAAAAAAGTATTCTAAAGGCAATGAGAAGGGCTTTTTTGAAATCGGAGGGTCTACTGTAATCGTGTTGTTTGAACCAGGAGTTATTCAGTTTGACGCAGACTTATTGAAGAACTCGCGGATGGGATTAGAAACACGTTGCCTTATGGGGCAGTCTTTAGGGCGTTCTTTGAGAGAATAA
- the mnmE gene encoding tRNA uridine-5-carboxymethylaminomethyl(34) synthesis GTPase MnmE, which produces MIKNDTIAAIATPPGEGSIAIVRISGPEAIQITDKIFSGSVPSFASHTAHLGIVNHKDRQIDQVLLLIMRAPRSFTGEDVIELQCHGGYFSCSQILEALVSEGARPALPGEFSQRAFLNGKIDLIQAEAIQNIIAADNLDAFFIAQNHFQGHFSKKIQLISSLIVESLAFIEVLADFPEEEQPDMDVPKQRLNEAMLIIEDLISSFDEGQRLAQGTSIVLAGHPNVGKSSLLNALTNKNRAIVTDIPGTTRDILEENWTLQGKRIRLIDSAGQRETDNLVEQEGIERAISAMEQSEGILWVMDATQPPPSLPEILFQKPSLLLWNKSDLASPPQLDTSLPQLAISAKTGEGIFELKQFIQKWMQQQQLGKNAKVFLVSSRHHTILQQMRSYLLSAKEGLLAQLPPELIALELRQALQATGNLSGSEVNETILGEIFSRFCIGK; this is translated from the coding sequence ATGATCAAAAACGATACTATTGCAGCTATAGCTACTCCCCCGGGAGAGGGAAGCATCGCTATAGTTCGTATATCGGGCCCGGAAGCTATTCAAATCACAGATAAAATATTCTCAGGATCCGTACCGTCTTTTGCCTCACACACCGCTCATCTGGGAATAGTAAATCATAAAGACCGTCAGATTGATCAGGTACTTTTGTTAATCATGCGCGCCCCACGCTCATTTACTGGAGAAGACGTTATTGAGCTACAATGCCATGGCGGCTACTTCTCTTGTTCTCAAATCCTAGAGGCTTTGGTATCCGAAGGGGCTCGGCCTGCTCTCCCTGGAGAATTTTCTCAACGAGCTTTTTTAAACGGGAAAATAGATCTTATCCAAGCGGAAGCCATTCAAAACATTATTGCCGCTGACAACTTAGATGCATTTTTTATTGCTCAGAACCATTTCCAAGGGCATTTTTCTAAAAAAATTCAGCTGATTTCTTCATTGATTGTCGAATCCTTAGCTTTCATTGAAGTTCTTGCCGATTTTCCGGAGGAAGAACAGCCTGATATGGACGTTCCTAAGCAAAGATTAAACGAAGCCATGCTCATTATTGAGGATCTTATATCGAGTTTCGATGAAGGGCAGCGCCTCGCTCAAGGGACGAGTATTGTTCTTGCAGGCCACCCTAATGTAGGAAAATCTTCTCTTCTTAATGCCCTAACGAATAAAAATCGCGCTATTGTTACCGATATTCCTGGAACTACAAGGGATATATTAGAAGAAAACTGGACGCTACAAGGAAAGCGTATCCGTCTTATAGATTCTGCAGGACAACGAGAAACTGATAATCTTGTCGAACAAGAGGGCATCGAACGGGCAATTTCTGCCATGGAACAATCTGAAGGAATTCTTTGGGTTATGGATGCTACGCAACCTCCGCCCTCTCTTCCAGAAATTTTATTTCAAAAACCTTCCCTCCTTCTTTGGAATAAATCCGATCTTGCATCACCACCACAACTCGATACTTCGCTCCCCCAACTAGCTATCTCTGCAAAGACAGGGGAAGGAATTTTTGAACTCAAACAATTTATCCAAAAATGGATGCAACAACAACAGCTAGGAAAGAACGCAAAAGTCTTTCTTGTTTCTTCTCGACATCATACCATATTGCAACAGATGCGTTCGTATTTGCTCTCGGCTAAAGAAGGCTTGCTAGCCCAACTCCCTCCCGAACTTATTGCTCTAGAGCTCCGACAAGCTCTACAAGCTACTGGGAACCTTTCCGGATCTGAAGTTAATGAAACGATATTAGGAGAAATTTTTAGCAGGTTTTGCATTGGAAAATAA
- a CDS encoding endonuclease III domain-containing protein has translation MENKTLIKNFIISTLNDLFPNPKPSLTGWETPFQLLVAILLSGNSTDKAVNSVTPELFSAAPDAQALAKLPLDKLYFIISPCGLGKRKAAYLHDLSKIISEKYRGEPPASLELLTKLPGVGRKTASVFLGIIYNMATFPVDTHILRLAQRWGISNKRSPSAAEKDLVRFFGDMNSPKLHLQLIYYARNYCPALHHDVNTCRICSHLRDLSRKTN, from the coding sequence TTGGAAAATAAAACTCTTATTAAAAATTTTATCATTTCTACATTAAACGATCTCTTCCCAAATCCGAAGCCATCTTTAACGGGGTGGGAAACTCCATTTCAGCTACTCGTTGCTATTTTGCTTTCAGGGAACTCTACCGATAAGGCTGTAAATTCTGTAACACCGGAATTATTTTCGGCAGCACCTGATGCGCAAGCATTAGCAAAACTTCCCTTAGACAAGTTATACTTTATTATTTCTCCTTGTGGCCTTGGCAAGAGAAAGGCTGCATATCTTCACGATTTATCAAAAATCATTTCAGAAAAATATCGTGGCGAACCCCCAGCTTCTTTGGAATTGTTAACTAAATTACCTGGAGTGGGGAGAAAAACAGCATCCGTCTTTCTTGGAATTATTTACAATATGGCAACCTTCCCAGTAGATACACATATCTTGAGACTAGCCCAACGTTGGGGCATCTCTAATAAGCGGAGCCCTTCAGCAGCAGAAAAAGATCTTGTCAGGTTCTTTGGAGATATGAATTCTCCAAAACTTCATTTACAACTCATCTACTACGCCAGAAACTACTGTCCGGCTCTCCATCATGATGTGAATACGTGCAGGATATGCTCGCACTTAAGAGATCTCTCTAGAAAAACAAACTAA
- the brnQ gene encoding branched-chain amino acid transport system II carrier protein, which produces MNKNASNRASSKKELSVWSIGGSIFAMFFGAGNIVFPLALGYHYHSHPWFACFGMILTAVCVPLLGLFSMLLYSGDYKSFFSSIGKIPGMVFIIAILCLIGPFGGIPRAIAVSHATLASLSDSKTTLLPNLHIFSLICCVLIYLFTCKLSKLIQWLGSVFFPIMLVTLLWIIFKGLTIPANPSFLESANARQAWVAGIAEGFNTMDLLAAFFFCSIVLISIRQMIVNGDASDEIPLNFQKISKKDKRTLGLAFALAAALLGIIYLGFSLCASRHAGLLTHVNKGQILGKISAIALGPNSLLTGVCVFVACLTTEIALVGIIADFLARIISSKRMTYSNAVIFTLIPSYLISILNFENISLLLLPLLQLSYPALIALTCGSIAYKLWNFRHVQALFYLTLSLTIILRLVS; this is translated from the coding sequence ATGAATAAAAACGCTTCTAATAGGGCCAGCTCTAAAAAAGAGCTCTCTGTTTGGTCGATTGGAGGGTCTATTTTTGCTATGTTCTTTGGAGCAGGCAATATAGTATTTCCTCTAGCCTTGGGTTATCACTACCATTCGCATCCTTGGTTCGCCTGTTTCGGAATGATACTTACTGCGGTTTGTGTTCCTCTATTAGGTTTGTTTAGTATGCTATTGTATTCGGGAGACTACAAAAGTTTTTTTTCCTCTATTGGAAAGATTCCTGGGATGGTTTTCATTATAGCAATTTTATGTTTAATAGGTCCCTTTGGGGGGATACCTAGAGCTATTGCTGTATCACATGCAACTTTAGCATCTCTATCTGATTCAAAAACAACATTACTCCCCAATCTACATATTTTCAGTTTGATTTGTTGTGTTTTGATCTATCTATTCACATGTAAACTTAGTAAACTCATCCAATGGCTGGGGTCTGTATTTTTCCCCATTATGTTAGTCACATTGCTTTGGATAATTTTTAAAGGATTGACTATTCCTGCAAACCCCAGTTTCTTAGAATCTGCAAATGCTCGACAAGCTTGGGTAGCTGGAATTGCAGAAGGCTTCAATACTATGGACCTTCTTGCAGCTTTCTTCTTCTGCTCCATTGTATTAATTTCTATACGACAAATGATAGTAAATGGAGATGCTAGTGATGAAATACCTTTAAACTTTCAAAAAATCAGTAAAAAAGACAAACGCACTTTAGGTTTAGCTTTTGCTTTAGCTGCGGCTCTTCTTGGAATCATTTATTTAGGGTTTTCCCTATGTGCTTCTCGGCATGCAGGTTTATTAACCCATGTAAATAAAGGACAAATTCTAGGAAAAATTTCTGCTATTGCTCTTGGACCCAATAGTTTATTGACTGGTGTATGTGTGTTTGTTGCTTGCTTGACCACAGAGATTGCTTTAGTTGGGATTATTGCTGACTTCTTAGCCCGCATTATCTCATCGAAAAGAATGACGTATTCTAATGCAGTAATTTTCACTCTGATACCCTCCTACCTAATTTCTATTTTAAACTTTGAAAATATCAGTCTCCTTCTATTGCCCCTACTACAGCTAAGTTACCCTGCATTAATCGCTTTGACTTGCGGAAGTATTGCTTATAAGTTGTGGAATTTCCGACACGTCCAAGCTTTGTTTTATTTAACCCTCTCTCTTACGATTATTTTACGATTAGTGAGTTGA
- a CDS encoding DEAD/DEAH box helicase, producing the protein MVLNALAGFRQTAIDYLATNRQDIALDFSGDCYNIRIPDEDSPDGNWLSTLRFSDIDNLTFASCSCPDGDCCVHLMTAFFSAYDAHGWLPLHHKFDISFWHALFLKLFLEEAQLHADGDRQYSITSPHITLEISALSSEAFTEWLPIIHQTPEPKTYTKKTFPQSVLYRVAKQFFFFSEAGARLDLIENSQGFPTQFAMQWEGISLKGEILDFSTLENLFPKINFSQTSLPGNYSDFSITKVRVAPEESKIYFTVEPIAHDHANQPITEIGSIGYIAGSQQVILPSKETFVSIYLISLLPETLKKQILALLHYDSEERPIRYSIHFLRDSSISFSAYLDTPGDLENGKLIYPDFCYVPEKGLFTVVGLLSPQISFVIKADQVEEFLNNEGMLIREPGFEVFTDRIPEGQLTYNITQQGVLLFHYNTGNPAAIDIHYGPWTYYSGQGFFLQRKADLEIQDGLIVEADHIPNFIMKHEVVLRTIPNFFAPTPPLKNLFFEVHKETKGSGLYLKPVFQGLEEENCRLFGVFLYRENLGFNLLPTPLQPLCSLPRKIPAEQVPDFINQNSQNDKLVFTDPQLCPPVTFELVILSITRPHPSSPLHLHLELKTNIGSIPLGIVLQALKNKKAFVFTKAGFLSFQHCLFQFLKQFISAQKCLIPENTVIATVTDIFKLDALAPLSTHEHISASASDLAFFSQLKAACLPPIPQSLFSTDHKLRPYQNSGLLWLWFLYNHRLSGLLCDEMGLGKTHQATALLDIVFQSAEPTERPKFLIVCPTSVLPHWEHTLATHLPTVSIFAFHGPNKPENLPPTDVIITSYGTLRQNYAKFYKVSFTVTVFDEIHMAKNKNSQIHKILCRLDSQMKLGLTGTPIENNLLEFKGLLDIILPNYLPSDALFKKLFTKKTPAEIDDEIIPSQDLLLKLTRPFILRRTKKLVLPELPEKVESIIPCTLSPEQKKLYQSTLKREKAQIQQLESPEEQTVNYLHVFALLNHLKQICNHPAIFFKNPDKYREHESGKWNAFVRLLHESLSSGYKVVVFSQYIHMIRIIMLYLEEIGVKYASIQGKSLNRKEEIEYFTTDPECRVFVGSLLAAGTGINLTAGNVVIMYDRWWNPAKENQALDRVHRIGQKNTVFIYKLMTEDTLEERIHYLIEKKIRLLDKVISTQNSNILHMLNREDLITILSYKDERNGVDDTANIPNDEENSIF; encoded by the coding sequence ATGGTTTTAAACGCTTTAGCTGGCTTTCGTCAAACAGCGATAGATTATCTCGCTACGAATCGCCAAGACATCGCTTTAGATTTTTCTGGAGATTGTTACAATATCCGCATCCCTGATGAAGATTCTCCTGATGGGAATTGGCTCAGCACACTGAGATTTAGTGATATTGACAATCTAACTTTTGCCTCTTGTAGTTGCCCTGATGGGGATTGTTGCGTTCATTTAATGACCGCTTTTTTCTCTGCCTATGATGCTCACGGGTGGCTACCTCTACATCATAAATTTGACATATCTTTTTGGCATGCATTGTTCTTGAAGTTATTTCTAGAAGAGGCGCAGTTGCATGCTGATGGTGACCGACAGTATTCTATAACATCTCCCCACATAACATTAGAGATTTCTGCGTTATCTTCGGAGGCTTTTACAGAATGGTTGCCTATCATTCATCAAACTCCAGAACCTAAAACTTATACAAAGAAAACTTTCCCTCAGTCTGTTTTATATCGCGTAGCAAAACAGTTTTTCTTCTTTTCTGAAGCAGGAGCACGTTTAGATCTTATTGAAAATAGTCAGGGTTTCCCTACGCAATTTGCAATGCAATGGGAAGGCATCTCTTTAAAAGGAGAGATTTTAGATTTCTCTACTTTGGAAAATCTATTCCCAAAGATTAATTTCTCTCAAACATCTCTCCCCGGAAATTACAGTGATTTTTCTATAACGAAAGTACGCGTAGCTCCTGAAGAATCCAAAATATACTTCACCGTTGAACCTATCGCGCACGATCATGCAAATCAACCTATAACCGAAATAGGCTCTATTGGCTATATAGCAGGGTCTCAACAGGTTATTCTTCCCTCAAAAGAAACCTTCGTTTCTATTTATCTGATCTCCCTCCTTCCTGAAACGCTGAAAAAACAAATATTAGCACTGCTACATTACGATTCTGAAGAACGTCCTATTCGTTATTCTATTCATTTCTTAAGAGACTCTTCTATTTCCTTTTCGGCATATTTAGACACTCCTGGAGATCTAGAGAATGGGAAATTAATCTATCCTGATTTTTGTTATGTTCCTGAAAAAGGGTTATTCACAGTTGTAGGTTTACTCTCTCCCCAAATCTCATTTGTTATTAAAGCAGATCAGGTTGAAGAGTTTTTAAATAATGAAGGTATGTTAATTCGCGAACCGGGATTTGAGGTATTTACCGATCGCATTCCTGAAGGCCAATTAACCTATAACATTACACAACAGGGTGTTTTGTTATTCCATTACAACACAGGAAATCCCGCAGCTATAGACATTCATTATGGCCCGTGGACATACTATTCCGGACAAGGATTCTTCTTACAAAGAAAAGCTGACTTAGAAATTCAGGATGGTTTGATTGTAGAAGCGGATCACATTCCTAACTTCATTATGAAGCATGAAGTTGTTTTACGAACGATCCCTAATTTCTTTGCTCCTACACCACCTTTGAAAAACCTTTTCTTTGAAGTGCACAAAGAAACAAAAGGTTCAGGGTTGTATTTAAAACCTGTATTTCAAGGTTTGGAAGAAGAAAATTGCCGCCTATTTGGCGTTTTCCTTTATCGGGAAAATCTCGGTTTTAACCTACTTCCTACTCCCTTACAACCCTTATGCTCACTCCCTAGAAAAATCCCCGCTGAACAAGTTCCGGATTTTATAAATCAAAATTCCCAGAATGATAAGCTTGTCTTCACAGATCCGCAGCTTTGTCCTCCGGTAACATTTGAACTGGTCATATTGTCCATAACACGACCGCATCCATCGTCACCTCTACATCTACATCTAGAACTCAAGACAAATATTGGTTCTATACCGCTGGGCATCGTGCTGCAGGCGTTAAAAAACAAAAAGGCTTTTGTTTTCACTAAGGCGGGATTTTTAAGTTTCCAGCATTGCCTCTTTCAATTCTTAAAACAATTTATCTCGGCGCAAAAATGTCTCATCCCTGAAAATACTGTAATCGCAACGGTTACAGATATCTTCAAATTAGATGCTTTAGCACCTCTATCTACTCATGAACACATTAGCGCGAGCGCATCTGATTTAGCATTTTTCTCTCAGCTTAAAGCAGCATGTCTACCGCCTATTCCACAAAGTCTATTCTCTACAGATCACAAACTCCGCCCTTATCAAAATAGCGGCTTATTGTGGTTATGGTTCTTATATAACCACCGTCTATCTGGATTACTTTGTGATGAAATGGGATTAGGGAAAACTCACCAAGCCACAGCATTATTGGATATTGTCTTCCAATCGGCAGAGCCTACAGAACGACCAAAATTTCTTATTGTCTGTCCAACAAGCGTGCTGCCTCATTGGGAACACACGTTAGCAACACACTTACCTACAGTAAGTATTTTTGCTTTTCATGGTCCTAATAAACCTGAAAATCTTCCTCCTACTGATGTCATTATTACTTCATACGGCACTCTAAGGCAAAATTACGCCAAATTTTATAAGGTTTCATTTACGGTAACCGTGTTTGATGAAATCCACATGGCAAAAAATAAAAATAGCCAAATTCATAAGATTCTCTGTCGCTTAGATTCTCAAATGAAATTAGGCTTAACAGGAACCCCTATAGAAAATAACCTTCTTGAGTTCAAAGGTCTCTTGGATATCATTCTCCCCAACTACCTCCCGTCGGATGCTTTATTTAAGAAGCTATTTACAAAGAAAACACCTGCAGAAATAGATGATGAGATTATCCCTTCACAAGATCTATTACTCAAATTAACTCGGCCTTTCATTTTAAGAAGAACGAAAAAGCTTGTCCTTCCTGAGCTTCCTGAAAAAGTAGAATCGATAATTCCTTGTACGTTATCTCCAGAGCAAAAAAAGCTCTACCAGTCTACATTGAAGAGAGAAAAAGCGCAGATTCAACAGCTGGAATCTCCAGAAGAACAAACTGTCAACTACCTCCACGTATTCGCCTTATTGAATCACTTAAAACAAATCTGCAATCATCCAGCAATCTTCTTCAAAAATCCCGATAAATACCGAGAACACGAATCCGGAAAATGGAATGCTTTTGTACGCCTTCTCCATGAGTCCTTATCCTCGGGATATAAAGTTGTTGTATTCTCACAATACATCCATATGATTCGTATTATCATGCTGTATCTTGAAGAGATCGGCGTGAAATATGCCTCTATTCAAGGAAAATCCTTAAATAGAAAAGAAGAGATCGAATACTTCACCACAGATCCTGAATGTCGCGTATTCGTAGGTTCCCTACTCGCCGCAGGAACAGGCATTAACCTTACCGCCGGTAACGTCGTCATTATGTACGATCGCTGGTGGAATCCTGCTAAAGAAAACCAAGCTTTAGATCGTGTTCATAGAATAGGACAGAAAAATACAGTATTTATCTACAAGCTCATGACTGAGGATACGTTAGAAGAACGTATTCACTACCTCATTGAAAAGAAAATTCGCCTATTGGATAAGGTTATCTCTACCCAAAACTCTAATATCCTCCATATGTTAAATAGAGAAGATCTCATTACGATTCTATCTTATAAAGATGAACGCAATGGAGTCGATGATACAGCGAATATTCCTAACGATGAAGAAAACTCTATCTTTTAA
- a CDS encoding phage holin family protein translates to MPFAKEADMQRTCWKCEGSVSMHMPQCPYCSAFLQDPPVASGGFSSCHISFPEGSTKGESEDLFAVSSEDWEAVLSDQNTFQKPTEQSEADWNWLQQWPLVALFLGAGFLAFALIILLFATDAGLTLTWPKNRAYLYGIIGAVFAYRGYLKLSQE, encoded by the coding sequence ATGCCATTTGCTAAAGAAGCAGATATGCAGCGCACGTGTTGGAAGTGTGAGGGTAGCGTATCCATGCATATGCCCCAATGTCCTTACTGCAGTGCGTTTCTTCAAGATCCTCCGGTAGCTTCGGGAGGGTTTTCTTCATGCCATATTTCTTTTCCAGAAGGTTCTACAAAGGGCGAGTCTGAAGATCTTTTTGCGGTTTCTTCAGAAGATTGGGAAGCTGTTCTCAGCGATCAAAATACTTTCCAAAAGCCTACGGAACAATCTGAAGCAGATTGGAACTGGTTACAGCAGTGGCCACTTGTTGCCTTATTTTTAGGCGCAGGATTTTTAGCCTTTGCTTTGATTATTCTTTTATTTGCTACAGATGCTGGGTTGACTTTGACATGGCCTAAAAACCGTGCCTATCTTTATGGAATTATAGGCGCTGTATTTGCCTATCGTGGATATTTGAAGCTTTCTCAAGAATAA
- the lpdA gene encoding dihydrolipoyl dehydrogenase, protein MSTDFDCVVIGAGPGGYVAAITAAQQGLKTALIEEQQAGGTCLNRGCIPSKALLVGAGIVSQIKHAKQFGIHIDGYSVDYPTMVQRKNTVINGIRQGLEGLIRSNKITVLNGRGSLISSTEVRVKGQDTTVIKAKHIIIATGSESRPFPGVPFSSRVLCSTGILNLTELPKKLAIIGGGVIGCEFASLFNTLGVEVTIIEVADQILSVNNADISKTMLDKFSQRGIQVITRASINQLEDLGDRVKITVNDQPQEYEYVLVAIGRQFNTTDIGLDNAGVIRDERGVIPVDEMMRTNVANIFAIGDITGKWLLAHVASHQGIVAGRNAAGHNEIMDYSAVPAVIFTFPEVAMVGLSLEAAQKQNIPAKLTKFPFKAIGKAVAMAEADGFAAIISHETTQQILGAYVVGPHAASLIAEMTLAVRNELTLPCIYETIHAHPTLAEIWSESALLATNHPLHLPPPRL, encoded by the coding sequence ATGAGTACAGATTTTGACTGTGTTGTTATTGGTGCTGGACCTGGAGGTTATGTTGCAGCAATTACTGCAGCACAACAAGGGTTAAAGACCGCACTTATCGAAGAACAACAAGCCGGAGGCACGTGTTTAAATCGTGGCTGTATTCCATCGAAAGCGCTATTAGTAGGCGCTGGTATTGTTTCTCAAATTAAACATGCCAAACAATTCGGAATACATATTGATGGTTATTCCGTAGATTACCCCACAATGGTCCAAAGAAAAAACACTGTCATCAATGGCATACGTCAGGGATTAGAAGGGCTTATACGTAGCAATAAAATTACCGTATTGAACGGTCGAGGATCTTTAATTTCATCCACAGAGGTAAGAGTTAAAGGTCAAGATACTACAGTAATCAAAGCTAAACATATTATCATAGCTACTGGATCAGAATCGCGTCCTTTCCCAGGAGTTCCTTTTTCATCCCGCGTCTTATGCTCAACAGGCATTTTAAACCTAACTGAGCTTCCTAAAAAACTAGCGATCATCGGCGGTGGTGTTATCGGTTGTGAATTTGCTTCTCTTTTCAACACTTTAGGAGTGGAAGTCACCATAATAGAAGTTGCTGATCAAATTCTTTCCGTAAACAACGCTGACATTTCCAAAACTATGCTAGATAAGTTTTCACAGCGGGGAATTCAGGTAATCACTAGGGCATCTATTAACCAGCTGGAAGACCTTGGTGATAGAGTAAAAATCACGGTGAATGATCAGCCACAAGAATACGAATATGTTTTGGTTGCTATCGGACGTCAATTCAACACTACAGACATTGGTTTAGACAATGCTGGAGTGATTCGCGATGAGCGCGGTGTCATTCCTGTAGATGAAATGATGAGAACCAATGTTGCCAATATCTTTGCTATTGGAGATATCACAGGAAAATGGTTACTCGCTCACGTTGCTTCTCATCAAGGAATTGTTGCGGGTAGAAATGCTGCGGGCCATAATGAAATTATGGATTATTCAGCAGTTCCTGCGGTGATCTTTACCTTCCCAGAAGTCGCCATGGTAGGCCTTTCTTTAGAGGCAGCTCAAAAACAAAATATCCCTGCAAAACTTACGAAGTTTCCGTTTAAAGCTATTGGGAAGGCCGTTGCCATGGCAGAAGCTGACGGCTTTGCAGCTATTATTAGCCATGAAACTACACAACAGATTCTTGGTGCTTACGTTGTAGGTCCTCATGCAGCGTCATTAATTGCAGAAATGACCTTGGCAGTACGTAATGAACTGACCTTACCCTGTATCTATGAGACTATCCATGCCCACCCAACACTTGCCGAAATTTGGTCAGAAAGTGCGCTATTAGCAACAAACCATCCTCTACACCTGCCTCCTCCACGACTATGA
- the lipA gene encoding lipoyl synthase: protein MNTPSDETRKPPQGKRFAERLPKWLRQVLPTGPVFAQTDTTIKRTGMATVCEEALCPNRACCWSRKTATYLALGDACTRRCGFCNIDFTKKPISPDPEEPQKIAESAKILQLKHIVLTMVARDDLEDGGASFLVRIIDTLHQELPESTVEVLASDFQGNIDALHTLLDSGLTIYNHNVETVERLTPVVRHKATYRRSLFMLEQAAMYLPDLKIKSGIMVGLGEQESEVKQTLKDLADHGVKIVTIGQYLRPSRSHIPVKSYVTPETFDYYRTIGTSLGLFVYAGPFVRSSFNADIVLHNLENKQSDVAKMQN from the coding sequence ATGAATACACCTTCCGATGAAACACGAAAACCTCCACAAGGTAAACGTTTCGCCGAGCGTCTTCCCAAATGGCTAAGGCAAGTTTTACCTACTGGTCCAGTCTTTGCCCAAACAGATACAACGATAAAGCGCACGGGAATGGCCACGGTATGCGAAGAAGCTCTATGTCCCAATCGGGCATGTTGCTGGTCAAGAAAGACAGCAACCTATCTAGCTTTAGGAGATGCGTGCACAAGACGTTGTGGTTTCTGTAACATTGACTTCACGAAAAAGCCTATCTCCCCTGATCCTGAAGAACCTCAAAAAATTGCAGAATCAGCAAAAATTCTTCAGCTTAAGCATATTGTTTTAACCATGGTAGCCCGTGATGATCTAGAAGATGGCGGTGCAAGTTTTCTCGTGCGTATTATTGATACTCTACATCAAGAGCTTCCAGAATCTACTGTCGAGGTATTAGCTTCAGACTTTCAAGGAAACATTGATGCTTTACACACACTATTGGATTCAGGATTAACCATTTATAATCATAATGTGGAAACGGTTGAACGTCTCACACCTGTAGTACGTCATAAAGCAACATATCGTCGTTCTTTATTTATGTTAGAGCAAGCGGCTATGTATCTCCCTGATCTTAAGATTAAATCAGGAATTATGGTGGGTCTTGGAGAGCAGGAAAGCGAGGTAAAACAAACGCTAAAAGATCTTGCAGATCACGGAGTGAAAATCGTCACCATAGGACAGTATTTACGTCCTTCCCGATCACATATACCAGTAAAAAGCTACGTTACTCCCGAGACTTTTGATTACTACCGTACAATAGGAACGTCTTTAGGGCTTTTTGTCTATGCAGGACCTTTTGTTCGTTCTAGTTTCAATGCAGATATCGTCTTGCATAATCTGGAGAACAAACAATCTGATGTAGCAAAAATGCAGAATTAG